A part of Quatrionicoccus australiensis genomic DNA contains:
- a CDS encoding PilW family protein, which yields MMRRRNASRGFTLVELMVALVIALVAMLAAISLYVGTRQTYRIQGMQSRLSEDGRFAISMLQRLTLQAGFRDNPATAITAGYITPVTSSQFTVKFTGDNVNTVGCSGAAVTGAQSLTISENSTDKKLTCGAVDWIAPAGSGTELMDFLVEYGVDSGPNTTPAEYGCGADIASTVYKERDCVADAYPVAATALASMDKIVALRFCLVLRTEDTDVSVNKNAAYKDCSNVDIANSQTDHKLYRTFRTTVQVRNR from the coding sequence ATGATGCGCAGACGCAATGCGAGTCGAGGCTTTACCCTCGTTGAACTGATGGTGGCGCTGGTGATCGCTCTGGTTGCCATGCTTGCGGCCATTTCACTTTATGTCGGTACCCGGCAGACTTACCGCATACAGGGTATGCAGTCGCGTTTGTCTGAAGATGGGCGTTTTGCCATTTCGATGCTGCAGCGCCTGACCTTGCAGGCCGGTTTTCGTGACAATCCTGCGACGGCGATTACCGCTGGCTATATTACGCCAGTCACTTCGTCGCAATTTACGGTTAAATTTACTGGTGATAACGTTAATACAGTCGGCTGTAGCGGTGCTGCGGTTACAGGCGCTCAGTCGCTGACGATAAGTGAAAACTCCACCGACAAAAAGCTGACATGTGGGGCCGTCGACTGGATTGCGCCCGCCGGTAGTGGCACCGAGTTGATGGATTTTCTTGTCGAGTATGGCGTTGACTCCGGGCCCAATACGACTCCCGCTGAGTATGGATGTGGCGCAGATATTGCATCCACGGTGTACAAGGAAAGGGATTGTGTGGCGGATGCCTATCCCGTGGCCGCAACTGCTCTGGCCAGCATGGACAAGATTGTTGCACTTCGTTTTTGTCTGGTTTTGCGTACAGAGGATACCGATGTCTCGGTAAATAAAAATGCGGCCTACAAGGATTGTTCGAATGTCGATATTGCCAATTCACAGACCGATCACAAGCTGTATCGGACCTTCCGAACAACGGTCCAGGTAAGGAATCGCTGA
- a CDS encoding pilus assembly PilX family protein, with translation MKKISMCEGGFALIVAMIILAVMSILVVSSVRNTTLSEKMSGSYLDRNLAQQAAEQALRQGEAILVTNGEMCASGCAVSSAGAVTSSAVTTAFSAVAWDESAAVSISKPTSQKTSAKYFVKLLPDSAKPGYPSYAGSLSGMASCKPYSVMGKGLGLDSRTVVILQTVALVCPV, from the coding sequence ATGAAAAAAATATCGATGTGCGAAGGTGGTTTTGCGCTTATCGTAGCGATGATCATTCTGGCGGTGATGAGCATTCTTGTCGTCAGTTCCGTGCGCAATACGACCCTGAGCGAAAAGATGTCGGGGAGCTATTTGGATCGTAACCTGGCGCAGCAAGCTGCAGAGCAGGCACTTAGACAGGGAGAGGCAATCCTTGTCACCAATGGGGAAATGTGTGCTTCGGGTTGTGCAGTTTCATCGGCTGGTGCTGTGACCTCGTCAGCCGTGACGACTGCCTTTTCTGCGGTGGCTTGGGATGAGAGTGCTGCTGTGAGTATCAGTAAACCAACTTCACAAAAAACATCTGCGAAGTATTTCGTTAAGCTTCTGCCTGACTCTGCCAAGCCCGGCTATCCTTCTTATGCTGGTTCTCTTAGTGGTATGGCAAGTTGCAAGCCGTATAGTGTCATGGGCAAGGGGCTTGGGCTGGATTCGCGTACGGTTGTGATACTGCAGACCGTGGCATTGGTATGTCCTGTTTAA
- a CDS encoding type IV pilin protein — translation MNNRYSEHRFVSFGRSAGFTLIELMITVAIIAILVSIAFPSYNNQMVKSRRADAQREVVSYAQSLERWFTTNGTYLNAAGTACGVAYSGATQYYDVASGTVCTATTFAITANPVTSGPQSSDGTLTLNQTGARGGSVNSGNWKY, via the coding sequence ATGAATAATCGTTATTCCGAGCATCGTTTTGTCAGCTTCGGGCGATCAGCAGGTTTTACTCTCATCGAGTTGATGATCACTGTCGCCATCATCGCAATTCTGGTCAGTATTGCTTTCCCCTCTTACAACAATCAGATGGTCAAGTCGCGGCGTGCCGATGCGCAGCGTGAGGTGGTTTCCTATGCGCAGTCGCTGGAACGCTGGTTCACCACCAATGGAACCTATCTGAATGCGGCGGGGACGGCCTGTGGTGTTGCTTACTCGGGGGCAACCCAGTATTACGATGTTGCATCGGGAACGGTTTGCACAGCTACCACGTTCGCTATTACCGCAAACCCAGTTACGAGTGGTCCGCAGAGTTCGGACGGAACCTTGACGCTGAACCAGACCGGTGCTCGAGGAGGGTCGGTAAATAGCGGTAACTGGAAGTATTAG
- the rpsT gene encoding 30S ribosomal protein S20, whose amino-acid sequence MANSAQARKRARQADKQRSHNASLRSTLRTAIKRVRQAIEAGDKAAAQGVFQQSVAVLDRIADKKIIHKNKASRTKSRLSAQIKAIAAA is encoded by the coding sequence ATGGCCAATAGCGCACAAGCCCGCAAGCGCGCCCGTCAAGCTGACAAGCAGCGCTCCCATAACGCCAGCCTGCGTTCGACCCTGCGTACCGCGATCAAGCGCGTGCGCCAGGCGATCGAAGCTGGTGATAAAGCCGCAGCTCAGGGCGTCTTCCAGCAATCCGTTGCGGTTCTCGACCGTATTGCTGACAAGAAAATCATCCACAAGAACAAGGCTTCTCGTACCAAGAGCCGCCTGTCTGCCCAGATCAAGGCTATTGCTGCTGCCTGA
- a CDS encoding DUF3579 domain-containing protein — translation MTTSESTTFIIVGLTKQGKKFRPSDWAERLCGVMSAFGAERKMKYSPYVGPGDYNGEKAVFVDGRLGEVEPMAYRFMLNFAQDNDLQIIDGVCSLEEKK, via the coding sequence ATGACAACATCAGAATCGACCACCTTCATCATTGTTGGCCTTACCAAACAAGGAAAGAAATTTCGCCCCAGCGACTGGGCCGAACGCCTCTGTGGCGTCATGTCGGCCTTCGGCGCCGAACGCAAGATGAAGTACTCCCCCTATGTCGGCCCTGGTGACTACAACGGGGAAAAAGCAGTTTTCGTTGACGGCCGCCTCGGAGAAGTCGAACCAATGGCCTATCGTTTCATGCTCAATTTCGCTCAGGACAACGACCTTCAGATCATTGACGGCGTCTGTTCACTCGAAGAAAAAAAATAA
- a CDS encoding ParA family protein, translating into MRIAIFNQKGGVGKTTTALNLGAALHRAGTPPLLIDLDPQGHLSSIHGTLPTEASRSLFAFYQDSRSLAELEVEWENIGQLIPAHQQLIKVDSIFGKGPAILNKLRSGLDLLESEKPQRTTIIDCCPYIGVLALNAIFACDRLLIPISTDYLSLQAAEHITRTLQVLEPVLKRRVERRYLLTRFDRRRRMSDDVRNKLRERYGNEVCDTVISENVAVAESPSVNRDVFRHNASSAGAHDYKSLLDELQRKGDI; encoded by the coding sequence ATGCGCATCGCTATATTCAACCAGAAAGGCGGGGTCGGCAAAACGACAACCGCACTCAATCTCGGCGCTGCGCTGCATCGTGCCGGCACGCCTCCACTCTTGATCGACCTTGATCCGCAAGGACATCTGTCAAGCATCCATGGCACGCTGCCCACCGAAGCCAGCCGCAGCCTGTTTGCCTTCTACCAGGACAGCCGCAGCCTCGCCGAACTGGAAGTCGAGTGGGAAAATATCGGCCAACTGATTCCTGCGCACCAGCAATTGATCAAGGTCGACTCGATTTTCGGCAAGGGGCCGGCCATTCTCAACAAATTGCGCAGCGGCCTCGACCTGCTCGAAAGCGAAAAGCCACAGCGTACAACCATCATCGACTGCTGCCCTTATATCGGTGTACTTGCCTTGAATGCCATTTTTGCCTGCGACCGCCTGCTCATTCCGATCTCGACCGATTACCTGTCGCTCCAGGCCGCCGAGCACATCACACGCACCTTGCAAGTCCTTGAGCCCGTCCTCAAAAGAAGAGTGGAACGCCGCTACCTGCTCACCCGCTTCGACCGCCGCCGCCGCATGAGCGACGACGTCCGCAACAAACTGCGCGAACGTTATGGCAACGAAGTCTGCGACACCGTCATTTCAGAAAATGTCGCCGTAGCGGAAAGTCCGTCGGTTAACCGCGACGTCTTCCGCCACAACGCGTCGAGCGCGGGCGCCCATGATTACAAGTCACTGCTCGACGAATTGCAGCGCAAAGGCGACATCTAA
- a CDS encoding aspartate aminotransferase family protein has translation MSHVMNTYARLPVTFSHGQGCRITDTEGKEYLDALSGIAVSTLGHAHPKLVAAISAQAGRMLHTSNLYRIREQEELADKLCELSGMQEVFFGNSGAEANEAAIKLARFYGHKKGIESPTIIVMEKAFHGRTLATLSATGNRKAQAGFEPLVAGFVRVPHDDLDAIRAVAEHNKNIVAVMLEVIQGEGGIHLASLEYQRGLCQLCDEQGWLLICDEVQCGMARTGKWFGYQHAGIQPDIATLAKGLGSGVPIGACMAGGKAAGLFGPGNHGSTFGGNPLVSTAALTTIQTIEQDGLMASAERIGALIRSLMADALAGVKGLVEIRGHGLMIGIELDRPCGELVGKALAAGLLINVTADKVVRFLPPLVFSENDARELVDRSAPLIKEFLAA, from the coding sequence ATGTCGCATGTCATGAATACCTATGCCCGGTTGCCGGTGACTTTCAGTCATGGTCAGGGATGCCGGATTACAGATACCGAAGGCAAAGAGTACCTCGACGCGCTGTCCGGTATTGCAGTTTCTACGCTGGGGCATGCTCATCCCAAACTGGTGGCTGCGATTTCAGCCCAGGCTGGCCGGATGTTGCACACCTCCAACCTGTACCGGATTCGCGAGCAGGAAGAGCTTGCCGACAAGCTGTGCGAGCTTTCCGGCATGCAGGAAGTTTTTTTCGGCAACTCCGGTGCCGAGGCCAATGAGGCGGCGATCAAGCTGGCTCGTTTTTATGGTCACAAGAAGGGTATCGAGTCGCCGACCATCATCGTCATGGAAAAGGCTTTCCATGGCCGGACCCTGGCCACTCTTTCGGCGACCGGCAATCGCAAGGCGCAGGCAGGCTTCGAGCCGCTGGTCGCCGGCTTTGTCCGCGTTCCCCACGATGATCTGGACGCAATCCGGGCGGTTGCCGAACACAACAAGAACATCGTCGCTGTCATGCTGGAAGTGATCCAGGGCGAAGGCGGCATCCATCTGGCTTCGCTCGAGTATCAGCGTGGCCTGTGCCAGTTGTGCGACGAGCAAGGCTGGTTGCTGATCTGCGACGAGGTGCAATGCGGCATGGCACGCACCGGCAAATGGTTCGGTTATCAGCACGCCGGCATCCAGCCTGATATCGCCACCCTGGCCAAGGGCCTTGGCTCGGGCGTGCCGATTGGCGCCTGCATGGCGGGTGGCAAGGCGGCCGGGTTGTTCGGGCCGGGTAACCACGGTTCGACTTTTGGCGGTAATCCGCTGGTATCGACGGCAGCGCTGACGACGATTCAGACCATCGAACAGGATGGCTTGATGGCCAGTGCCGAACGCATCGGTGCCTTGATTCGTTCGCTGATGGCCGATGCGTTGGCTGGTGTCAAAGGCCTGGTCGAGATCCGTGGTCATGGTCTGATGATCGGTATCGAACTCGATCGTCCGTGCGGCGAACTGGTCGGCAAGGCGCTGGCGGCCGGCTTGCTGATCAATGTGACGGCTGACAAGGTGGTGCGCTTCCTGCCGCCACTGGTTTTCAGCGAAAATGATGCTCGGGAGCTGGTCGACCGTAGCGCTCCCCTTATCAAGGAATTTCTGGCGGCCTGA
- the argF gene encoding ornithine carbamoyltransferase has protein sequence MAIKHFLQFKDFTRDELEYVFDRTRWIKNQFKSYQKYWPLSDRTLVMIFEKASTRTRLSFEAGMQQLGGSAIYLNTRDSQLGRGEPVEDAAQVISRMSDIVMIRTFEQDIIERFAANSRVPVINGLTNEYHPCQILADIYTYIEHRGCIQGKTVAWVGDANNMCNTWLQAAEVLDFKVHVSTPPGYEINPELVGVIDESHFKVFADPMDACRGADLVTTDVWTSMGFEAENEERIKAFADWCVDGDMMRVANEGAVFMHCLPAHRGEEVTAEVIDGPQSVVWDEAENRLHVQKALMEYLMLGRING, from the coding sequence ATGGCGATCAAACATTTTCTGCAATTCAAGGATTTCACCCGCGACGAGCTGGAGTACGTCTTCGACCGTACGCGCTGGATCAAGAACCAGTTCAAGTCCTACCAGAAGTACTGGCCGCTCAGCGACCGCACGCTGGTGATGATTTTCGAAAAGGCCAGCACGCGCACCCGTCTCTCCTTTGAGGCGGGCATGCAGCAACTCGGCGGTTCGGCGATCTACCTGAACACGCGTGACTCCCAGCTGGGGCGCGGCGAGCCGGTCGAGGATGCGGCGCAAGTGATTTCGCGGATGAGCGATATCGTCATGATCCGCACTTTCGAGCAGGACATCATCGAGCGTTTTGCCGCCAATTCGCGCGTGCCGGTGATCAATGGGCTGACCAACGAATACCACCCGTGCCAGATCCTTGCCGACATCTATACCTACATCGAGCATCGCGGCTGCATTCAGGGCAAGACGGTTGCCTGGGTCGGCGATGCCAACAATATGTGCAATACCTGGCTGCAGGCAGCAGAAGTGCTGGATTTCAAGGTACATGTATCAACGCCGCCGGGGTACGAGATCAATCCCGAGTTGGTTGGCGTGATCGACGAGTCGCATTTCAAGGTCTTTGCCGACCCAATGGATGCCTGCCGCGGTGCCGATCTGGTAACCACGGATGTGTGGACCTCGATGGGCTTCGAGGCAGAAAACGAAGAACGGATCAAGGCCTTTGCCGACTGGTGTGTCGATGGTGACATGATGCGTGTCGCCAATGAAGGGGCGGTATTCATGCACTGCCTGCCGGCGCACCGAGGTGAGGAAGTGACGGCAGAAGTCATCGACGGACCGCAATCGGTGGTCTGGGATGAGGCGGAGAATCGTCTGCACGTCCAGAAGGCGTTGATGGAATATTTAATGTTGGGCCGTATCAACGGCTGA
- a CDS encoding argininosuccinate synthase — MSDIKKVVLAYSGGLDTSVILKWLQDVYKCEVVTFTADLGQGEELEPARAKALKAGIKPKNIYIDDVREEFVRDFVFPMFRANTVYEGEYLLGTSIARPLIAKRLVDIVNETGADAICHGATGKGNDQVRFELGAYALKPGIKVIAPWREWDLMSREKLMAYAEKHGIEIDMKHKKGGSPYSMDANLLHISYEGRHLEDPAAEAEESMWRWTVSPEKAPNKAEYLDLEFVAGDLVAINGKKMKAHELLATLNELGGKHGIGRLDLVENRYVGMKSRGCYETPGGTILLRAHRAIESVTLDREVAHLKDDLMPRYASLVYNGYWWSPERKALQVLIDHTQQTVNGTVRLKLYKGNVIVVGRDSQTDSLFDSTIATFEDDAGAYDQRDAGGFIKLNALRMRIAANLAAKKAGKPAAKKAASAAKAAPAKAAAPKKAAAAKKPAAKKKA; from the coding sequence ATGAGCGACATCAAGAAAGTAGTGCTGGCCTATTCAGGCGGTCTGGATACCTCGGTCATCCTCAAGTGGTTGCAGGATGTGTACAAGTGCGAAGTCGTCACCTTCACGGCTGACCTCGGTCAGGGTGAAGAGCTGGAACCGGCACGCGCCAAGGCGCTGAAGGCGGGCATCAAGCCAAAGAACATCTACATCGACGACGTGCGCGAAGAATTCGTCCGCGATTTCGTCTTCCCGATGTTCCGCGCCAATACCGTCTATGAAGGCGAATACCTGCTCGGTACCTCGATTGCCCGGCCGCTGATCGCCAAGCGCCTGGTCGATATCGTCAATGAAACCGGTGCCGACGCCATCTGTCACGGCGCCACCGGCAAGGGTAACGACCAGGTGCGTTTCGAGCTCGGCGCCTATGCGCTGAAGCCGGGCATCAAGGTCATCGCACCGTGGCGCGAGTGGGACCTGATGTCGCGCGAAAAGCTGATGGCCTATGCCGAGAAGCATGGCATCGAAATCGACATGAAGCACAAGAAGGGTGGCTCGCCGTATTCGATGGACGCCAACCTGCTGCATATCTCCTACGAAGGTCGTCACCTGGAAGATCCGGCCGCTGAAGCCGAAGAATCGATGTGGCGCTGGACCGTGTCGCCGGAAAAGGCGCCGAACAAGGCCGAGTATCTCGACCTCGAATTCGTTGCCGGTGATCTGGTGGCAATCAACGGCAAGAAGATGAAGGCGCACGAGCTGCTTGCCACGCTGAACGAGCTTGGCGGCAAGCACGGCATCGGCCGTCTCGACCTGGTCGAAAACCGCTACGTCGGCATGAAGTCGCGCGGCTGTTACGAAACCCCGGGCGGCACCATCCTGCTGCGCGCACACCGTGCCATCGAGTCGGTCACGCTGGATCGCGAAGTCGCCCACCTCAAGGACGACCTGATGCCGCGTTACGCCAGCCTGGTGTACAACGGCTACTGGTGGAGCCCGGAGCGCAAGGCGCTGCAGGTGCTGATCGACCATACGCAACAGACGGTCAACGGCACGGTTCGCCTGAAATTGTACAAGGGCAACGTCATCGTCGTCGGTCGCGATTCGCAGACCGATTCGCTGTTCGATTCGACCATCGCCACCTTCGAGGACGATGCCGGTGCTTACGATCAGCGCGATGCTGGCGGTTTCATCAAGCTGAACGCCCTGCGCATGCGCATCGCCGCCAATCTGGCAGCGAAGAAGGCGGGCAAGCCGGCGGCCAAGAAGGCAGCCTCGGCAGCCAAGGCCGCACCGGCCAAGGCGGCTGCACCGAAGAAGGCAGCAGCCGCCAAGAAGCCGGCCGCCAAGAAGAAGGCTTAA
- a CDS encoding DUF2788 domain-containing protein produces the protein MESGTVFGFNEEQIADFFSTWGVAAFIIFMLFIIGEIAWKSKAGKTGTFVLFFVLAFGMVGFVAKSVIQKIWGI, from the coding sequence ATGGAAAGCGGCACCGTATTCGGTTTCAACGAAGAACAGATCGCAGACTTTTTCTCGACCTGGGGTGTCGCGGCTTTCATTATTTTCATGCTCTTCATCATCGGCGAGATTGCCTGGAAGTCGAAAGCCGGCAAGACGGGCACCTTCGTGCTCTTCTTTGTGCTGGCTTTCGGCATGGTCGGTTTTGTCGCCAAATCAGTCATTCAGAAAATCTGGGGTATTTAA
- the ppnP gene encoding pyrimidine/purine nucleoside phosphorylase, with product MSQYDKVSVVKKANVYFDGKCVSHTVVLEDGTKKTVGVILPSSLTFNTGAPEIMEGVGGSCRVKLKGESEWTTYGDGQSFNVPGNSSFEIACDEPYHYVCHFG from the coding sequence ATGTCGCAATACGACAAGGTTTCCGTGGTCAAGAAGGCCAATGTTTATTTTGACGGCAAGTGCGTCAGCCATACCGTCGTGCTCGAAGACGGCACCAAGAAGACAGTTGGCGTGATCCTGCCATCCAGCCTGACCTTCAATACCGGCGCGCCGGAAATCATGGAAGGCGTTGGCGGCTCGTGCCGCGTCAAGCTCAAGGGCGAAAGCGAATGGACGACCTATGGTGATGGCCAGTCCTTCAACGTGCCGGGCAATTCCAGCTTCGAAATTGCCTGTGACGAGCCGTATCACTACGTCTGCCATTTCGGGTAA
- a CDS encoding YajQ family cyclic di-GMP-binding protein: MPSFDFTSEADMVGLKNAIDVTSRQIDNRYDFKGTSAKVELNEKDKVITLWGDSDFQLDQIKDLLFPAMEKKEKESVKRLDHQKVVSVSGNKVKQEMKIKDGIDSELAKKIVKLVKDGKLKVQASIQGDTVRVQGAKRDDLQGCIALITKSITDFPIKYGNFRD; encoded by the coding sequence ATGCCGAGCTTTGACTTCACCTCCGAAGCCGACATGGTCGGCCTGAAGAATGCCATCGACGTCACTTCGCGCCAGATCGACAATCGCTATGACTTCAAGGGCACTTCGGCCAAGGTCGAACTGAACGAGAAGGACAAGGTCATCACCCTGTGGGGCGACTCCGACTTCCAGCTTGACCAGATCAAGGACCTGCTTTTCCCGGCCATGGAAAAGAAGGAAAAGGAAAGCGTCAAGCGCCTCGATCACCAGAAGGTGGTCAGCGTTTCCGGCAACAAGGTCAAGCAGGAAATGAAGATCAAGGACGGGATCGACAGCGAACTCGCCAAAAAAATCGTCAAGCTGGTCAAGGATGGCAAGCTCAAGGTCCAGGCCTCGATCCAGGGCGATACGGTGCGTGTCCAGGGCGCCAAGCGTGACGATCTGCAGGGCTGCATCGCGTTGATCACCAAATCGATTACCGATTTCCCGATCAAGTACGGCAATTTCCGCGACTAG
- a CDS encoding type 1 glutamine amidotransferase has protein sequence MLPVAIFRHSPTEGPGYFAIFLEQQGIPWKLIALDEGEAVPTTVDAFSGLCFMGGPMSVNDPLPWIEPVCALIRQAAASNIPVIGHCLGGQLLSKALGGQVTRNPVKEIGWSEGCGEDNAIARQWLGPFAGKAGTIFQWHGETFSLPEEASRLLSNAHCANQMFVKGPHLGMQCHVEMTPEMIATWCEQWADEAITAADQPSVQLPEVMQQEIAARLPKMRLLSEQLYSTWIKGLQR, from the coding sequence ATGCTACCTGTTGCCATCTTTCGCCACTCCCCGACTGAAGGTCCCGGTTATTTTGCCATATTCCTTGAGCAGCAAGGGATTCCATGGAAACTGATCGCCCTTGACGAAGGCGAAGCCGTACCGACCACGGTCGACGCCTTTTCCGGCCTCTGTTTCATGGGCGGGCCGATGAGCGTCAATGACCCCCTGCCCTGGATAGAGCCTGTCTGCGCGCTGATTCGCCAGGCCGCGGCCAGCAACATTCCGGTCATCGGCCATTGCCTCGGTGGCCAGCTGTTGAGCAAGGCGCTGGGCGGCCAGGTCACCCGCAACCCGGTCAAGGAAATCGGCTGGAGCGAAGGCTGTGGCGAGGACAATGCAATCGCCCGACAATGGCTCGGTCCCTTTGCCGGCAAGGCGGGCACCATCTTCCAGTGGCACGGCGAGACCTTCAGCCTGCCGGAGGAGGCCAGCCGCCTGCTGAGCAACGCGCACTGCGCCAACCAGATGTTCGTCAAGGGGCCGCACCTCGGCATGCAATGCCATGTCGAAATGACTCCCGAAATGATCGCCACCTGGTGCGAACAGTGGGCCGACGAGGCGATCACAGCCGCCGACCAGCCCAGCGTCCAGTTGCCGGAAGTCATGCAGCAGGAAATCGCCGCCCGCCTGCCGAAAATGCGCCTCCTGTCGGAACAGCTTTATTCGACCTGGATCAAGGGGCTGCAGCGCTGA
- a CDS encoding retropepsin-like aspartic protease family protein yields MATGSMAIKSSGKMMLHFTLALLTAGLFPVLAAAQEVGLAGIMGSKAMLMVNGGEPQAVAIGQSLDGVKLLSVQGDQVVVEVGGKKRPLRVGQHAIGVSNGDGSGKIIMTADGQGHFYTTGTINGTSVRFVVDTGATMISLGATDAKRIGLDFNRGEKMISHTANGQTVVSKLQLDTVRLGDITLHGVDAVIHQNEMPIALLGMSFLNRMEMQRDGSTMTLKKRF; encoded by the coding sequence ATGGCAACAGGTAGCATGGCAATAAAGTCGTCAGGGAAAATGATGCTTCATTTTACGCTGGCCTTGCTGACTGCAGGCCTGTTTCCCGTGCTTGCCGCGGCGCAGGAGGTTGGCTTGGCTGGCATCATGGGAAGCAAGGCCATGCTCATGGTCAATGGTGGCGAGCCGCAGGCCGTGGCGATCGGGCAAAGCCTGGATGGCGTCAAACTGCTCTCCGTTCAGGGTGATCAGGTCGTGGTCGAAGTCGGGGGCAAAAAACGGCCGCTGCGCGTCGGGCAGCATGCGATTGGCGTCTCGAATGGCGATGGTTCGGGCAAGATCATCATGACGGCCGATGGTCAGGGACATTTTTATACGACAGGGACAATTAACGGAACTTCGGTGCGCTTTGTGGTGGATACTGGAGCGACGATGATTTCCCTGGGCGCAACCGATGCCAAGCGGATTGGTTTGGATTTTAATCGTGGCGAGAAAATGATCTCGCATACGGCCAACGGCCAGACCGTGGTCAGCAAGCTGCAACTCGATACTGTTCGCCTGGGTGATATCACCCTGCATGGCGTCGATGCAGTGATTCACCAGAATGAAATGCCGATTGCGCTGCTGGGCATGAGTTTCCTCAACCGGATGGAAATGCAGCGCGACGGCAGTACCATGACACTTAAAAAACGATTCTAG
- a CDS encoding CoA pyrophosphatase, with amino-acid sequence MNPDLQSIRNCLLAVPAASDFVQEEGGEGLSLTAAAVLFPIVLRETGPTVLLTQRTAHLRDHGGQISFPGGRVENEDLTPVDTALRETEEEIGLARQHIEILGFLPEYRTGTGFRVTPVVGLVQPPFELSVDPFEVAEAFEVPLDFLLNPLNHKEHSLHYRGAMRHFFAMPYGDYFIWGATAGMIRSLTARLGLHPA; translated from the coding sequence ATGAATCCCGATCTGCAAAGCATCAGAAATTGCCTGCTGGCGGTTCCTGCCGCCAGTGACTTCGTTCAGGAAGAGGGGGGGGAGGGTTTGTCGCTGACCGCGGCGGCCGTGCTTTTCCCGATCGTGCTGCGTGAAACCGGGCCTACCGTTCTGCTCACCCAGCGTACAGCCCATTTGCGCGACCATGGTGGCCAGATCAGTTTTCCCGGTGGCCGGGTCGAGAATGAGGATCTGACACCGGTTGATACCGCCTTGCGAGAAACGGAAGAGGAGATCGGGCTGGCGCGTCAGCACATCGAGATTCTCGGCTTTCTGCCGGAGTACCGAACCGGCACCGGTTTCAGGGTGACGCCTGTGGTCGGATTGGTGCAACCGCCCTTTGAATTGAGCGTTGATCCTTTCGAAGTCGCTGAGGCTTTCGAGGTGCCGCTGGATTTCCTGCTGAATCCGCTGAATCACAAGGAACATTCGCTGCATTATCGGGGTGCCATGCGGCATTTTTTCGCCATGCCTTATGGCGACTATTTTATCTGGGGGGCGACGGCTGGCATGATTCGTTCGCTGACTGCCCGTCTTGGTCTGCATCCCGCCTGA